The following coding sequences lie in one Pseudomonas svalbardensis genomic window:
- a CDS encoding methyl-accepting chemotaxis protein encodes MGAWLSNISLKYKFWAVNAVAFVTTLLLVLYAVQLEQQARSHAYQASAQAQARLLNAWPAGQPLPKAENVLTFSRGQAPLLNGQPVLELADTNGWVGINAMPLFGDNPLMGAEVFTRTDGNQVAVIAHGPSLTQVFGERFPNYAVAVAILMLAMLGASQLLIRFLLSQLNTLKDVMLHVEKTGDLSARVPLACTDEVGQMANAFNAMQAGYQRVVNTVASTARQLDVGAARLASSMNEVRHGMLGQQSETDQAATAINEMTATVYHIAQHAGATRDLSQTADTLAGSGQEVVSRVQKSIAGLSSGVQQTAEMIQRLAEDSQKINGVVSVIHSIAEQTNLLALNAAIEAARAGEMGRGFAVVADEVRNLAKRVQTSTDEITIMVSALQAGTRDAVDFMQESSFKADDCVQQAQEAGASLAEITSAVAQMRESNTQIAVAAEQQSHVAEEMNRAVVSIRDVTETTVQQTVDSATTSHELAALAGELSKAIGQLKL; translated from the coding sequence ATGGGTGCCTGGCTTAGCAATATCTCGCTGAAATACAAATTCTGGGCGGTCAATGCCGTCGCCTTCGTCACGACCTTGTTGCTGGTGTTGTATGCCGTACAGCTCGAACAACAGGCCCGCAGCCATGCTTATCAGGCATCGGCACAAGCCCAGGCGCGACTGCTCAACGCCTGGCCTGCCGGGCAACCGCTCCCCAAAGCCGAAAACGTGCTGACTTTCAGTCGCGGGCAGGCACCGTTGCTGAACGGGCAGCCGGTTCTGGAACTGGCCGATACCAACGGCTGGGTCGGAATCAATGCCATGCCGCTGTTCGGCGACAACCCGTTGATGGGCGCCGAAGTGTTTACGCGCACGGATGGCAACCAGGTCGCAGTGATTGCCCATGGCCCGAGCCTGACCCAGGTCTTTGGCGAGCGTTTTCCCAACTATGCGGTGGCGGTGGCGATCCTGATGCTGGCGATGCTCGGCGCTTCGCAATTGTTGATCCGCTTCCTGCTCAGCCAGCTCAATACGCTGAAGGACGTGATGCTTCACGTCGAGAAAACCGGTGACCTGTCAGCCCGTGTGCCGCTGGCCTGCACGGATGAAGTCGGGCAGATGGCCAATGCCTTCAACGCCATGCAGGCCGGTTACCAGCGAGTGGTCAACACCGTTGCCAGCACCGCCCGGCAACTGGATGTCGGCGCGGCACGGCTGGCGTCGAGCATGAACGAGGTGCGTCACGGCATGCTCGGCCAGCAAAGCGAAACCGATCAGGCCGCCACGGCGATCAACGAAATGACTGCCACGGTCTATCACATAGCCCAGCACGCCGGCGCCACCCGCGACCTCTCGCAAACCGCCGACACCCTGGCCGGCAGCGGGCAGGAAGTGGTCAGTCGGGTGCAGAAGTCGATTGCCGGTTTGTCCAGCGGGGTGCAGCAGACTGCCGAGATGATTCAGCGTCTGGCCGAGGACAGTCAGAAGATCAACGGCGTAGTCAGTGTGATTCACAGCATCGCCGAGCAGACCAATCTGCTGGCGCTGAACGCAGCGATTGAAGCGGCCCGTGCCGGTGAAATGGGGCGCGGGTTTGCGGTGGTCGCCGATGAAGTGCGCAACCTGGCCAAACGTGTCCAGACCTCCACTGACGAGATCACAATCATGGTTTCCGCGTTGCAGGCCGGTACTCGGGACGCGGTGGATTTCATGCAGGAAAGCTCGTTCAAGGCCGACGATTGCGTGCAGCAAGCTCAGGAGGCCGGCGCATCCTTGGCGGAAATCACCAGCGCAGTGGCGCAGATGCGGGAAAGCAACACACAGATCGCCGTGGCGGCCGAGCAGCAGAGCCACGTGGCGGAAGAGATGAATCGGGCGGTGGTGAGTATTCGCGACGTCACCGAGACCACCGTGCAGCAGACGGTGGATTCGGCGACCACCAGCCATGAACTGGCAGCGT